In the Telopea speciosissima isolate NSW1024214 ecotype Mountain lineage chromosome 2, Tspe_v1, whole genome shotgun sequence genome, one interval contains:
- the LOC122650245 gene encoding protein LNK2-like isoform X1, whose amino-acid sequence MPVHILLFLLQLADIIWDEATESGDHIVPYPKENEQKLLVTFRDQIKKQGDQDANTIKTVEQKTSGPKNDSTDCRLESSSQFNRNEGFSAPGFDMDSWSDLPLSIAECGKGYAGGNGQDSIREISNFNTARDDAAQLDSDRELFVDEHVDKEGGFLDYGWANIGSFDDLARLFRNDDSIFEHEGLGNADELWSSTDVISSPAKSFPLSRALKSTPEQCEVKMEFVPHETQSSTLGNGKMNDHDSHGLHNLHPSRDEVSGKQSCLSIDSLTECAAEGSKSLLKEKTTPEEIGKTEASNSHSLSEKDIGEEGSKQKKSQIKSEEKGEGKLSQDSRGNWSPTANQCQQFGNQFATSALQTFPSSVLSPQGQIGGLDSLRYLPTSHSYFPAGYGSQAPSYMPPFQHHPERDKAHPVLVGHESSPRSSKHASALRKSPDVSNNSLIMTPLEKIEKLKRRQQMQAMLAIQKQQQQFNRQATCTDQSMAQKCQQEAQSEDTVGTKLEAEANLKIPPSVGPTSPVEQDDSNTVSMVVDECSLEETILDHLLEVIGKLDNKTRLCIRDSLYRLAQSAMLRHSAADTISTNKSSGDENEAAAKDESNSHNRSTSELDAETETNPIDRTMAHLLFYQPTESSARPVQDGEMPKSTVPTKLPFEPKIEGLVKLPMECLSESSTEKQSVSHPEAKSPCTFSEAQHEGQFSGSPYIITNASNNDPEDGGVMDIEASK is encoded by the exons ATGCCAGtgcatattttattatttcttctaCAG CTTGCAGACATAATATGGGATGAGGCCACTGAGAGTGGTGACCACATTGTGCCTTATCCAAAGGAAAATGAACAAAAGCTATTGGTTACATTTAGAGATCAAATCAAGAAACAAGGGGATCAAGATGCCAACACTATTAAAACTGTAGAGCAGAAGACGTCTGGACCTAAAAATGATTCCACTGACTGTAGACTGGAAAGTAGTTCACAATTTAACAGAAATGAAGGATTTTCAGCTCCAGGATTTGACATGGATTCTTGGTCTGATTTGCCATTATCAATTGCTGAATGTGGCAAGGGATATGCTGGCGGAAATGGTCAGGATTCTATCAGGGAAATTAGCAATTTCAACACAGCAAGAG ATGATGCAGCTCAACTAGATAGTGATCGTGAATTGTTTGTGGATGAGCATGTTGACAAAGAAGGTGGATTTCTTGACTATGGTTGGGCCAACATAGGGAGTTTTGATGACCTTGCTAGGTTATTTAG AAACGATGACTCAATATTTGAACATGAAGGTCTTGGTAATGCGGATGAACTATGGTCATCCACAGATGTAATTAGCAGCCCAGCAAAATCCTTCCCTTTGTCTAGAGCATTGAAGAGTACGCCTGAGCAATGTGAAGTCAAAATGGAATTTGTGCCACATGAAACCCAATCTTCTACTCTTGGAAATGGGAAGATGAACGATCATGATTCTCACGGGTTACATAATTTGCATCCAAGCAGAGATGAAGTTTCTGGGAAGCAAAGCTGCTTATCTATTGATTCACTGACTGAATGTGCTGCAGAGGGAAGTAAGTCGTTATTGAAGGAGAAG ACAACTCCAGAGGAAATTGGAAAGACAGAAGCATCAAACTCCCACTCTCTTAGTGAGAAGGACATTGGAGAAGAG GGAAGTAAGCAAAAGAAATCCCAGATAAAGTCAGAGGAaaaaggtgaaggaaaactatcTCAAGACTCGCGTGGTAACTGGTCCCCAACTGCTAACCAATGTCAACAATTTGGGAATCAATTTGCAACCTCTGCTTTACAAACCTTTCCATCTTCAGTTCTCAGTCCACAAGGACAGATTGGTGGGCTTGATTCTTTGAGATACCTTCCAACCTCCCATTCATATTTTCCTGCTGGGTATGGAAGTCAGGCGCCTTCCTATATGCCTCCATTTCAACACCATCCTGAGAGGGACAAGGCCCATCCGGTCCTTGTTGGTCATGAATCTTCTCCCAGATCATCGAAGCATGCCAGTGCATTAAGGAAATCACCAGATGTTTCAAACAATTCTTTGATCATGACCCCCCTGGAAAAGATTGAAAAATTAAAGCGGCGGCAGCAAATGCAGGCAATGCTTGCCATTCAGAAACAACAGCAGCAATTCAATCGTCAGGCTACTTGTACTGACCAGTCAATGGCCCAAAAGTGTCAGCAGGAGGCTCAAAGTGAAGATACAGTAGGAACTAAACTTGAAGCTGAAGCAAACTTAAAAATTCCCCCATCCGTGGGCCCAACTTCACCTGTAGAACAAGATGATTCCAATACAGTCTCTATGGTGGTTGATGAATGTTCACTGGAGGAAACAATACTTGATCATCTTCTAGAAGTTATTGGAAAG TTGGATAATAAAACAAGGCTTTGTATTCGAGATAGCTTGTATCGTTTGGCCCAAAGTGCAATGCTAAGGCATAGTGCTGCTGATACAATTAGTACCAATAAAAGTAGTGGGGATGAAAATGAGGCTGCTGCAAAAGACGAATCAAACAGTCACAACAG GTCTACCAGTGAGCTGGATGCAGAAACAGAGACAAATCCAATTGACCGTACTATGGCTCATCTGCTCTTCTACCAGCCTACAGAATCATCTGCAAGGCCTGTCCAGGATGGTGAGATGCCCAAATCAACCGTTCCTACTAAACTTCCATTTGAGCCCAAAATAGAAGGCCTAGTGAAGCTACCCATGGAATGCCTATCTGAGAGTTCAACAGAAAAACAAAGTGTCTCTCACCCAGAAGCTAAATCACCCTGCACATTCTCTGAGGCTCAGCATGAGGGTCAATTTAGTGGCAGTCCATACATAATCACTAATGCATCCAACAATGATCCAGAAGATGGAGGAGTCATGGACATTGAAGCctcaaaatga
- the LOC122650245 gene encoding protein LNK2-like isoform X2: protein MFDWNDEELADIIWDEATESGDHIVPYPKENEQKLLVTFRDQIKKQGDQDANTIKTVEQKTSGPKNDSTDCRLESSSQFNRNEGFSAPGFDMDSWSDLPLSIAECGKGYAGGNGQDSIREISNFNTARDDAAQLDSDRELFVDEHVDKEGGFLDYGWANIGSFDDLARLFRNDDSIFEHEGLGNADELWSSTDVISSPAKSFPLSRALKSTPEQCEVKMEFVPHETQSSTLGNGKMNDHDSHGLHNLHPSRDEVSGKQSCLSIDSLTECAAEGSKSLLKEKTTPEEIGKTEASNSHSLSEKDIGEEGSKQKKSQIKSEEKGEGKLSQDSRGNWSPTANQCQQFGNQFATSALQTFPSSVLSPQGQIGGLDSLRYLPTSHSYFPAGYGSQAPSYMPPFQHHPERDKAHPVLVGHESSPRSSKHASALRKSPDVSNNSLIMTPLEKIEKLKRRQQMQAMLAIQKQQQQFNRQATCTDQSMAQKCQQEAQSEDTVGTKLEAEANLKIPPSVGPTSPVEQDDSNTVSMVVDECSLEETILDHLLEVIGKLDNKTRLCIRDSLYRLAQSAMLRHSAADTISTNKSSGDENEAAAKDESNSHNRSTSELDAETETNPIDRTMAHLLFYQPTESSARPVQDGEMPKSTVPTKLPFEPKIEGLVKLPMECLSESSTEKQSVSHPEAKSPCTFSEAQHEGQFSGSPYIITNASNNDPEDGGVMDIEASK, encoded by the exons CTTGCAGACATAATATGGGATGAGGCCACTGAGAGTGGTGACCACATTGTGCCTTATCCAAAGGAAAATGAACAAAAGCTATTGGTTACATTTAGAGATCAAATCAAGAAACAAGGGGATCAAGATGCCAACACTATTAAAACTGTAGAGCAGAAGACGTCTGGACCTAAAAATGATTCCACTGACTGTAGACTGGAAAGTAGTTCACAATTTAACAGAAATGAAGGATTTTCAGCTCCAGGATTTGACATGGATTCTTGGTCTGATTTGCCATTATCAATTGCTGAATGTGGCAAGGGATATGCTGGCGGAAATGGTCAGGATTCTATCAGGGAAATTAGCAATTTCAACACAGCAAGAG ATGATGCAGCTCAACTAGATAGTGATCGTGAATTGTTTGTGGATGAGCATGTTGACAAAGAAGGTGGATTTCTTGACTATGGTTGGGCCAACATAGGGAGTTTTGATGACCTTGCTAGGTTATTTAG AAACGATGACTCAATATTTGAACATGAAGGTCTTGGTAATGCGGATGAACTATGGTCATCCACAGATGTAATTAGCAGCCCAGCAAAATCCTTCCCTTTGTCTAGAGCATTGAAGAGTACGCCTGAGCAATGTGAAGTCAAAATGGAATTTGTGCCACATGAAACCCAATCTTCTACTCTTGGAAATGGGAAGATGAACGATCATGATTCTCACGGGTTACATAATTTGCATCCAAGCAGAGATGAAGTTTCTGGGAAGCAAAGCTGCTTATCTATTGATTCACTGACTGAATGTGCTGCAGAGGGAAGTAAGTCGTTATTGAAGGAGAAG ACAACTCCAGAGGAAATTGGAAAGACAGAAGCATCAAACTCCCACTCTCTTAGTGAGAAGGACATTGGAGAAGAG GGAAGTAAGCAAAAGAAATCCCAGATAAAGTCAGAGGAaaaaggtgaaggaaaactatcTCAAGACTCGCGTGGTAACTGGTCCCCAACTGCTAACCAATGTCAACAATTTGGGAATCAATTTGCAACCTCTGCTTTACAAACCTTTCCATCTTCAGTTCTCAGTCCACAAGGACAGATTGGTGGGCTTGATTCTTTGAGATACCTTCCAACCTCCCATTCATATTTTCCTGCTGGGTATGGAAGTCAGGCGCCTTCCTATATGCCTCCATTTCAACACCATCCTGAGAGGGACAAGGCCCATCCGGTCCTTGTTGGTCATGAATCTTCTCCCAGATCATCGAAGCATGCCAGTGCATTAAGGAAATCACCAGATGTTTCAAACAATTCTTTGATCATGACCCCCCTGGAAAAGATTGAAAAATTAAAGCGGCGGCAGCAAATGCAGGCAATGCTTGCCATTCAGAAACAACAGCAGCAATTCAATCGTCAGGCTACTTGTACTGACCAGTCAATGGCCCAAAAGTGTCAGCAGGAGGCTCAAAGTGAAGATACAGTAGGAACTAAACTTGAAGCTGAAGCAAACTTAAAAATTCCCCCATCCGTGGGCCCAACTTCACCTGTAGAACAAGATGATTCCAATACAGTCTCTATGGTGGTTGATGAATGTTCACTGGAGGAAACAATACTTGATCATCTTCTAGAAGTTATTGGAAAG TTGGATAATAAAACAAGGCTTTGTATTCGAGATAGCTTGTATCGTTTGGCCCAAAGTGCAATGCTAAGGCATAGTGCTGCTGATACAATTAGTACCAATAAAAGTAGTGGGGATGAAAATGAGGCTGCTGCAAAAGACGAATCAAACAGTCACAACAG GTCTACCAGTGAGCTGGATGCAGAAACAGAGACAAATCCAATTGACCGTACTATGGCTCATCTGCTCTTCTACCAGCCTACAGAATCATCTGCAAGGCCTGTCCAGGATGGTGAGATGCCCAAATCAACCGTTCCTACTAAACTTCCATTTGAGCCCAAAATAGAAGGCCTAGTGAAGCTACCCATGGAATGCCTATCTGAGAGTTCAACAGAAAAACAAAGTGTCTCTCACCCAGAAGCTAAATCACCCTGCACATTCTCTGAGGCTCAGCATGAGGGTCAATTTAGTGGCAGTCCATACATAATCACTAATGCATCCAACAATGATCCAGAAGATGGAGGAGTCATGGACATTGAAGCctcaaaatga